A genomic segment from Pelecanus crispus isolate bPelCri1 chromosome 25, bPelCri1.pri, whole genome shotgun sequence encodes:
- the LOC142595924 gene encoding SUN domain-containing protein 3-like translates to MFIDSWVVGTTPHPPEGQECPEAPSPAASRPVGNSQAWLEQKMRELEETVAQVSAARGNILQAVREVLVDHGVQAEKREEILQLTQAAIKKVLENYLQMPDWALEAIGATIDEERTSKSYGEQGKKTWWLSPFAFSSGNPPETILQPRIAPGNCWAFQGSRGHVVIRLPEQIWPKAFTIWHISEAVSPSGEVSSAPKDFAVSGVDEATAETLLGTFTYDVHKEIAQTFHVQKELPRTFRYIKFQVQSNWGNPEYTCVYRVQVHGKMVSLNDHPQAQDLL, encoded by the exons ATGTTCATTGATAGCTGGGTGGTTGGG ACAACGCCACACCCACCAGAAGGGCAGGAGTGTCCTGAggctccttctcctgctgcttcccgtCCTGTCGG GAACTCACAGGCTTGGCTGGAGCAGAAGATGCGGGAGCTCGAGGAGACGGTGGCTCAGGTGTCTGCTGCGAGGGGGAACATACTTCAGGCAGTGAGAGAGGTCCTCGTAGACCATGGTGTccaagcagagaagagagag gaaattcTGCAGTTGACACAGGCGGCAATTAAGAAGGTGCTTGAAAACTACCTCCAGATGCCTGACTGGGCTCTGGAAGCCATAG GTGCCACCATTGATGAGGAGAGGACATCCAAGAGTTATGGTGAGCAAGGCAAGAAGACCTGGTGGCTTTCTccatttgccttctcttctggAAACCCTCCAGAGACAATCTTGCAG CCCCGTATTGCCCCTGGCAACTGCTGGGCTTTCCAAGGATCTCGGGGCCACGTGGTCATCCGGCTGCCTGAGCAAATCTGGCCAAAGGCTTTCACCATCTGGCATATCTCCGAGGCAGTCTCTCCTTCCGGGGAAGTCAGCAGTGCCCCCAAAGACTTTGCTGTCTCC GGAGTGGATGAGGCAACGGCAGAAACTCTCCTGGGGACATTCACCTACGACGTGCACAAGGAGATCGCTCAGACATTCCATGTGCAG aaggaGCTTCCCAGGACCTTTCGCTACATCAAATTCCAGGTGCAGAGCAACTGGGGAAACCCAGAGTACACCTGTGTGTACCGGGTACAGGTTCATGGGAAGATGGTGAGCCTCAACGACCACCCGCAGGCCCAAGACCTCCtttag